In a genomic window of Rhinoderma darwinii isolate aRhiDar2 chromosome 10, aRhiDar2.hap1, whole genome shotgun sequence:
- the DFFB gene encoding DNA fragmentation factor subunit beta isoform X1 codes for MGSNSSTQKHMKIFKIRTLKGDGKYGIGCRNLNELLEKGCKKFKLPLNSARVCLYDDGTELSDEYLRNLPDNTELVLLAAEQTWEGFVTDIDRFLNAFYSRQTDVTEAARKLLSDEQAPQRRKILVDFIQNLNENISAENREDDNLWFEAFWAFFSLLGLEPRYKNKSSYMRSSCESRIRSYMKEVQSSATTIDPAVRDEYKKLAETMCDELRAVKYNGCYFDRTEEKTGRLCTAEGWFSCQGPFDMDECGSKHSINPYSNRESRILFSTWNLDHRIEKKRTVLPRLTEALTERNGRQINWKYFFNLLFTLENLKLVHIACHKKTSHHLACDDSMIYVKRKPARRIKR; via the exons ATGGGCAGTAATTCCTCCACCCAGAAACACATGAAGATTTTTAAAATAAGGACCCTGAAAGGGGATGGCAAATATGGAATTGGCTGCAGGAACTTGAACGAACTATTGGAGAAAGGCTGTAAAAAGTTCAAG CTGCCTCTTAACAGCGCCCGGGTATGTTTATATGACGATGGCACAGAATTGAGTGATGAATACCTGAGGAATCTTCCGGATAACACAGAACTTGTCTTACTTGCTGCTGAGCAGACTTGGGAAGGAT TTGTTACAGACATTGACCGCTTCCTCAATGCATTTTACTCAAGACAGACTGATGTAACCGAAGCAGCAAGAAAGCTGCTGAGCGATGAACAGGCTCCACAGAGGAGGAAAATTCTAGTGGACTTTATTCAGAATCTAAATGAAAATATCTCGGCAGAAAACCGGGAAGACGACAATCTTTGGTTTGAAG CCTTCTGGGCTTTCTTTTCTTTGTTAGGATTAGAGCCGCGATACAAGAACAAGTCCAGTTACATGAGGAGCAGCTGTGAGAGCAGAATCCGCAGTTACATGAAAGAG GTTCAGAGCTCGGCTACGACGATAGATCCAGCAGTGAGGGATGAATACAAGAAGCTCGCAGAGACCATGTGCGATGAACTGCGAGCCGTGAAGTACAACGGATGTTACTTTGATAGAACAGAAGAGAAGACCGGCCGTCTTTGTACTGCAGAGGGATGGTTTTCTTGCCAA GGTCCTTTTGACATGGATGAATGCGGTTCCAAGCACTCCATTAATCCGTACAGTAACCGAGAGAGCAGAATTCTATTCAGTACATGGAACCTGGACCACAG GATTGAAAAGAAGCGAACAGTCCTGCCTCGTCTTACTGAAGCGCTGACGGAACGTAACGGGAGGCAAATCAACTGGAAATATTTCTTTAACCTTCTGTTTACTTTGGAAAACTTAAAACTGGTCCACATTGCCTGCCATAAGAAAACCTCTCATCACCTGGCGTGTGATGACTCCATGATTTACGTTAAAAGAAAACCTGCCAGGAGGATCAAGAGATGA
- the DFFB gene encoding DNA fragmentation factor subunit beta isoform X2 codes for MGSNSSTQKHMKIFKIRTLKGDGKYGIGCRNLNELLEKGCKKFKLPLNSARVCLYDDGTELSDEYLRNLPDNTELVLLAAEQTWEGFVTDIDRFLNAFYSRQTDVTEAARKLLSDEQAPQRRKILVDFIQNLNENISAENREDDNLWFEGLEPRYKNKSSYMRSSCESRIRSYMKEVQSSATTIDPAVRDEYKKLAETMCDELRAVKYNGCYFDRTEEKTGRLCTAEGWFSCQGPFDMDECGSKHSINPYSNRESRILFSTWNLDHRIEKKRTVLPRLTEALTERNGRQINWKYFFNLLFTLENLKLVHIACHKKTSHHLACDDSMIYVKRKPARRIKR; via the exons ATGGGCAGTAATTCCTCCACCCAGAAACACATGAAGATTTTTAAAATAAGGACCCTGAAAGGGGATGGCAAATATGGAATTGGCTGCAGGAACTTGAACGAACTATTGGAGAAAGGCTGTAAAAAGTTCAAG CTGCCTCTTAACAGCGCCCGGGTATGTTTATATGACGATGGCACAGAATTGAGTGATGAATACCTGAGGAATCTTCCGGATAACACAGAACTTGTCTTACTTGCTGCTGAGCAGACTTGGGAAGGAT TTGTTACAGACATTGACCGCTTCCTCAATGCATTTTACTCAAGACAGACTGATGTAACCGAAGCAGCAAGAAAGCTGCTGAGCGATGAACAGGCTCCACAGAGGAGGAAAATTCTAGTGGACTTTATTCAGAATCTAAATGAAAATATCTCGGCAGAAAACCGGGAAGACGACAATCTTTGGTTTGAAG GATTAGAGCCGCGATACAAGAACAAGTCCAGTTACATGAGGAGCAGCTGTGAGAGCAGAATCCGCAGTTACATGAAAGAG GTTCAGAGCTCGGCTACGACGATAGATCCAGCAGTGAGGGATGAATACAAGAAGCTCGCAGAGACCATGTGCGATGAACTGCGAGCCGTGAAGTACAACGGATGTTACTTTGATAGAACAGAAGAGAAGACCGGCCGTCTTTGTACTGCAGAGGGATGGTTTTCTTGCCAA GGTCCTTTTGACATGGATGAATGCGGTTCCAAGCACTCCATTAATCCGTACAGTAACCGAGAGAGCAGAATTCTATTCAGTACATGGAACCTGGACCACAG GATTGAAAAGAAGCGAACAGTCCTGCCTCGTCTTACTGAAGCGCTGACGGAACGTAACGGGAGGCAAATCAACTGGAAATATTTCTTTAACCTTCTGTTTACTTTGGAAAACTTAAAACTGGTCCACATTGCCTGCCATAAGAAAACCTCTCATCACCTGGCGTGTGATGACTCCATGATTTACGTTAAAAGAAAACCTGCCAGGAGGATCAAGAGATGA